One Fundulus heteroclitus isolate FHET01 chromosome 1, MU-UCD_Fhet_4.1, whole genome shotgun sequence genomic window carries:
- the tegt gene encoding probable Bax inhibitor 1: MNVFDRTINIDALFRFSQISHSTQVHLKNVYSSLAVCMFVAAAGSYVHVVTRLMQGGVLSVLGSLAMMFWLAMTPHNPETEKKRLGILAAFAFLTGVGLGPTLDFVIAVNPSIIVTAFMGTSVIFICFTLSALYAKRRSYLFLGGTLMSGLSMLLLMSLMNLFFGSLMLFKAHLYLGLLIMCGFVLFDTQLIIEKAENGDKDYVWHCVDLFLDFIAIFRKLMIILAMNDKDKKKEKK, translated from the exons ATGAACGTGTTTGACCGCACCATCAACATTGACGCTCTCTTCAGGTTCTCCCAAAT ATCTCACTCCACCCAGGTGCACCTGAAGAATGTGTACTCCAGCTTGGCTGTCTGTATGTTTGTGGCTGCAGCGGGCTCCTATGTTCACGTTGTCACACGCCTCATGCAG GGCGGAGTGTTATCTGTGCTCGGCTCCCTGGCCATGATGTTCTGGCTCGCCATGACGCCCCACAACCCtgagacagagaagaagaggcTGGGGATCCTCGCTGCATTTGCCTTCCTCACAG GCGTCGGCCTTGGCCCCACACTGGACTTTGTCATCGCTGTCAATCCGAG CATCATCGTGACGGCCTTCATGGGAACCTCTGTGATTTTCATCTGCTTCACTCTCAGCGCTCTCTATGCAAAACGCAGGAGCTACCTGTTCCTGGGAG GCACACTGATGTCCGGCCTGTCCATGCTCCTCCTCATGTCTCTGATGAACCTTTTCTTCGGATCTTTGATGTTGTTCAAG GCGCACTTGTACCTCGGGCTGCTCATCATGTGCGGCTTCGTCCTCTTTGACACTCAGCTCATCATCGAGAAAGCAGAGAACGGAGACAAGGACTACGTGTG GCACTGTGTGGacttgttcctggacttcatcGCAATCTTCAGAAAACTGATGATCATCCTGGCCATGAACGATAAG